AAACGGGGTTCGGCCGATGTATTGCATGGTGCGGGAACTGCGGGATCCGAATGTTCTCTGCAGACCTGTTCGACGTGGACTTGTTCGGGGTCGACCGTTCGACCCCCGACGACCTCGCCCGACGTGCCGCACCGAAGGTCGCAACGGGACCGGCCGACGGCGCCGGGGGAATAGCCGAATATCCTGGCTCGTTGTCGACTGCGATGGGTCGGCGTGTGCGGAAGGGTGTTCGAGAAGTGCTGGTGATCAGGGCCGACCTCGTGGAGGCGATGGTGGCGCACGCGCGTGCCGATCACCCCGACGAGGCCTGCGGCGTCATCGCGGGACCCGAGGGCTCGGATCGCCCGGAGCGCTTCATCGCCATGGTCAACGCCGAACGCTCGCCCACCTTCTACCGCTTCGACTCCGGCGAGCAGTTGAAGGTGTGGCGCGCGATGGACGACGCCGACGAGACGCCGGTGGTGATCTACCACTCGCACACCGCCACCGAGGCTTACCCGAGCCGGACCGACGTGTCCTACGCGTCCGAGCCCTTCGCGCACTACGTGCTGATCTCCACCCGCGATCCCGAGCGGCACGAGCTGCGCAGCTACCGGATCGTCGACGGTGAGGTCACCGAGGAGCCGGTAAAAATCGTCGACTCGTACCAGAATCAGTCCGATGCCTGTTCGTGAAACCGAGGAGTACCCATGTCGGTAACCGTGTCCATTCCGACCATCATGCGCGGCCTCACCGGAGGTGAGAAGCGCGTGCAGGCGCAAGCCGGCACGCTGGCCGCGCTGATCGACGACCTCGAGGCCAACCACCCCGGACTGGCCGAGCGTCTGCTCAAGGATGGCAAGCTGAACCGCTACGTCAACATCTACGTCGATGACGAGGACGTGCGCTTCGCAGGCGGTCTGGCGGCCGAGGTGCCGGAGGACGCCAGCGTCACCATCCTGCCCGCCGTGGCCGGAGGCTGATCGACTCCGTGGCGCGTTACGAATCGCTGATCGCGACCCTCGGCAATACCCCGCTGGTCGGCCTGCGCGCACTGTCCCCGCAGTGGGACGGCGAGAACCACGTGCGGCTGTGGGCCAAGCTGGAGGACCGCAATCCCACCGGCTCGATCAAGGATCGCCCAGCACTGCGCATGATCGAACAGGCCGAGGCCGACGGTCTGCTGCGACCGGGCTGCACCATCCTGGAACCCACCAGCGGCAACACTGGTATCTCGCTGGCGATGGCCGCCAAGCTCAAGGGCTACCAGCTGGTCTGTGTGATGCCGGAGAACACCTCGGTGGAGCGCCGCCAACTGCTCACCATGTTCGGCGCGCGGATCATCGATTCCCCCGCGGCGGGCGGCTCGAATCAGGCTGTCGCGCAGGCCAAGCAGATCGCGGCGGAGAACCCGGACTGGGTGATGCTCTACCAGTACGGCAATCCCGCGAACGCGCTCGCGCACTACGAGGCCACCGGCCCGGAGATCCTGGCCGATCTCCCCGAGATCACCCATTTCGTCGCCGGACTCGGTACCACGGGCACGCTGATGGGCACCGGCCGTTTTCTGCGCGAGAAGGTGCCCGGCATCGAGATCGTCGCCGCCGAGCCACGCTACGGCGAGCTGGTCTACGGCCTGCGGAACATCGATGAGGGATTCATTCCCGAGCTGTATGACGAGACCGTGCTGACCACCCGCTTCTCGGTCGGCCCCCACGACGCGGTCAAGCGCACCCGCGAACTCGTGCTGGAGGAAGGCATCTTCGCCGGAATCTCCACCGGCGCCATCCTGCACGCCGCGCTCGGCGTCGCTCGTAAGGCGGTGAAGGCGGGTGCCCGCGCGGACATCGCGTTCGTGGTCGCCGACGGCGGCTGGAAGTACCTGTCGACCGGGGCCTACGACGGCACCATCGAAGAGGCGGAAGAACGGCTCGACGGCCAGCTCTGGGCCTGACTTCCGGACGCGCCGGTACCCTCGCCATAGGCGGGGGCGCACGACGAGGAGGTGGCGATGGCCGGCGGTGCGGGACTCGGGCCTTCGTTCGACCCTGATCGGATCGCGTCGATTCGAGCGCGGTTGGGTAAGCCCGCGGAGGCAACCACGCCGTCTCCGGCGAAAACCACGGGTGGCCTCGCGGCGGTCAAACAACTCTGGTTGCGTGCCGTGGTGGTGATCATCGGATTCGTCGGGCTGCTCTACGGCATCGAGGGTGTCGACACCTTCGCCGACCATCGGCTCGACCGCGCGGGCATCGAGCCGCGTCGGGCCGAAGGACTATCCGGCATCCTGTTCGCCCCGGTGCTGCACGGTGGCTGGGACCATCTGATCGGCAACACGCTTCCGGTGCTGGTGCTCGGCTTCCTCGCGCTGCTGGCCGGTATCGGCCGCGGCCTGGCCGCGACCGCGATCATCTGGATCGTGGCGGGTGTCGGAACCTGGCTCACCGGGGCAGCTGGCTCCGTGCACCTCGGCGCGTCGGTACTGGTGTTCGGTTGGCTGACCTTCCTCATCTCCCGCGGCTGGTTCGCCCGCAACCCTGGTCAGATCGTGCTCGGTCTCGTCGTGCTGGCGCTCTATGGGTCGCTGCTGTGGGGAGTTCTGCCTGGACAACCCGGAATCTCTTGGCAGGGGCATCTTTTCGGGGCGGTGGGTGGGCTGCTCGCCGGCTGGGTACTCTCTGGTGATGAACGTCGACACCGCCGCGGGGATCGAGCCGGAGTCATTGTGCCGCCACGCTGAGGGTGCCGCCCTGCGGGAATTGTGGGGGACCCTTTCTTGAGTGAGAAATCAGCGTGGCAGCATGGGGGAATGCGCCTTACCGTCCTCGGGTGCTCGGGCAGCGTGTCCGGCCCGGACTCTCCAGCGTCGGGTTACCTGCTGACCGGACCGGATATGTCGCCGACGGTCATCGATTTCGGTCCGGGAGTGCTCGGCGCGCTGCAGCGCTACGCCAATCCAGGTGAGGTCGACGTCTTCCTTACCCATTTGCACGCGGACCACTGCCTGGATCTGCCCGGCCTGCTGGTATGGCGGCGCTACCACCCGAAGCCGCCGGAGGGGAAGGCGATCGTGCACGGCCCGTCGGATACCTCGCTGCGGATCGGCAATGCCTCCGCCGAGGTCGGCGGCGAATGCGATGACTGGTCCGACGTGATCGACATGCGGCCGTGGGCGGACGGAGAGTCGGTCGAATTCGGGCCGGGTCACACTGTTACGGCGCGCCGGATGTTCCACCCGCCGGAGGCCTATGGTCTGCGAATAGTGACCGCGAGCGGGCGAACCTTCGTCTATACCGGCGACACCGCCCTGTGCCAGGAGGTCCGCGAACTCGCCAAGGGCGCCGACATCCTGATGGCGGAGGCGTCCTGGACCCACGACCCCGCGAATCGGCCGCCGGGCATTCATCTTTCGGGCGTCGAGGCGGGTTTGATCGCGGCCGAAGCCGGGGCGAAGGAGCTGCTGCTCACCCACATTCCGCCCTGGACCTCCCGCGAGGACGTAATCGCCGAGGCAAAGGCGCAGTTCGCCGGACCAGTGCACGCGGTGGCGCCGGGCGAGACGTTCTCTATCTAATTGGCTGTGTTTGTTTTGCAGCGCCTGCGGCGCTGCGTGTTCGCGGCCCCTTTATGGCTCACGTCCGAGCGGCCGCCGCTGGCGACTTCGTCGCGGACGCGTCGACCGCTCGGACGCGAGCCGGGCCGCAAACGGGCGATGCTCGGTCTCGCTTCGCTCGGAAGCGGGAGTTGAGCCGATGTGGTTGCGGTGAGTGGTATCCGCGGTGCCGGGTGCCCTGCGGCTGCTCGGACGCGAGACACCAGGGGGCCGCGAACACGCCGCGCGCAGGCGCGGCAAATCCAACACAGTAGGCTGTGGCCGTGTCGAGACGAGCCGATGGCAGGGCGGACGATGAACTCCGCGAGGTACGGATCACCCGTGGATTTACCACGCATCCAGCCGGTTCGGTGCTGGTGGAGTTCGGCCAGACGCGGGTGATGTGCACCGCGAGCGTCACCGAGGGCGTGCCTCCGTGGCGTCGCGACTCCGGGCTGGGCTGGCTCACCGCCGAATACGCGATGTTGCCTGCCGCGACGCACACCCGCAGCGGCAGAGAGTCGGTCAAGGGCAAGGTCGGCGGACGGACCCAGGAAATCAGCCGACTGGTCGGTCGCTCGCTGCGCGCGTGCATCGACCTGGCCGCCATCGGCGAGAACACCATCGCGATCGACTGCGACGTGCTGCAAGCCGACGGCGGAACCAGGACGGCAGCCATCACCGGTGCGTACGTCGCGCTGGCCGACGCGGTGACCTACCTCGGCGCGGCGGGCGGCCTGGCCGACCCGCAACCGATCTCGTGCGCGATCGCCGCGGTGAGCGTCGGTGTCGTCGACGGTAGGGTGCGCTTGGATCTGCCGTACGAAGAGGATTCGCGTGCCGAGGTCGACATGAACGTCGTCGCCACCGACACCGGCACACTCGTCGAGGTCCAGGGCACTGGCGAGGGCGCCACGTTCCCGCGTTCCACACTGGACAAGCTGCTCGACGCCGCGCTCGCGGGTTGTGAACAGCTGTTCGTCCTGCAGAGGGAGGCGCTGGCGCTGCCGTACCCGGGCGTGCTTCCCGAGCCGTCCGAGCCGAAGAAGAAGTGATGACTCGCCTACTTGTCGCCAGTCGCAACCGCAAGAAACTGAACGAGCTGCGCCGGATCCTCGACGAGGCCGGCGTCGCGGGTATCGAGATCGTCGGGCTCGACGACGTTCCCGCCTACGATGAGGCGCCGGAGACCGGGGCGACGTTCGAGGAGAACGCGCTCGCCAAGGCACGGGACGGCGTCGGGGCCACCGGTCTGGCCTGCGTCGCGGACGACTCCGGCCTCGAGGTGGACGCGCTGAACGGTATGCCTGGTGTGCTGTCGGCGCGCTGGTCGGGTGGGCATGGTGACGACGCCGCGAACAACGCACTGCTGCTCGCACAGCTCGCCGATGTTCCGGACGAGCGGCGCGGGGCGCGGTTCGTCTCGACCTGCGCGCTGGTGGTGCCGAGCGGTGGGGAAATCGTGGTGCGGGGCGAATGGCCGGGCTCGATCGGCCGGAAGCCGGTGGGCGACGGTGGTTTCGGCTACGACCCGCTGTTCGTCCCGGAGGGCGGCGCCGTCACCGCCGCCCAGCTGACGCCCGCCCAGAAGGACGCGGTGTCACATCGGGGGCGGGCGCTGACCCGGTTGCTGCCAGAGTTGGCCGCGCTGACCGCGAGCTGACGCCGGAGGCGTCAGATGCCGAAGTCCTGCTTGACCTTCTTCGCGTTGACATGCTCGACGAAGAACGACAGCAGCGGGATGGTGCCTGCGAGCAGGGTGCCGACGGTACGGAGCACTGGCCAGCGGACCTTGACCGCGAGGTCGGCGGTGACCAGCAGGTAGACGAAATAGACCCAGCCGTGCACCACGGCTATCCAGCTGGGGGTGTGCACGTCGAAGCCGTATTTGGCGATCATCTCGCCGGTGAGCAGCAGCAACCAGAGACCGGTGATCCAGGCCAGCGCGCGGTAGCGCAGCAGCGCCGAGGCGAGCTTGGCGGTGTTCGCCGTCGGCGCGGGCGCCACGGTGGTCTCGGTGGAATTCTCGCTGGTGGTCAACCGGCGCTCCTCTCGGGTGTGTTCAGGCCCGCCGCGCGGACCTGGTCATCGGTGTCCTGGGCGTGCAGCGCTGCGAGGTACCGGTTGTACTCGGTGAGTACGGGGTCTTCGTCCCGCACGGCCTTCGGGCGCTCGGGGAGCAGGCCCGCCGGAAGCTCCTTGGGTGCAGCGGGTTTCGCGGCAATCCTGGCCTCGACGGGTTCGTGCTCCGCGGCGTCGGCCAGCTTGTCGTTCTGTTCGGCCTCGCGCTCGAGCCGGACGAACCGGAAGTAGGCGAATACGGCAAACGCCGCGAACAGCGGCCATTGCAGCGCGTACCCGAGATTCTGACCGGTGCCGCCGGCGGATTCGAACCGCTCCCACTGCCACCAAGCCAGCGCCAGGCAGCCCAGCGCAGCGACAACCACCAGCACGATGAGGGCCGGGCGATTGTGTGCCGAGCGGCGGGGTGAGGCGGACACGGCCTCCACGGTACCCGTGTTGGTTTTGCCAGCGCCTGCGGCGTTGCCTGTCTCGCTGCGTTCGAAATCGGGAGTGGGGCCGATGTGGTTGCGCTGCGCCCTCAGGACGACGCGGGCGGGCCGGTGGCGATCAGAACTTGTAGGTGACCCCGGTCAGCCGCTCGGATTCGGCCCACAGCCGCTTCCACAGGTCCTTGTTCTTCGACAGCCGAGAGGACGGCGACGCGCCCACCGGGCCTCGGGTCTGGAGCAGTCGGGACGGGCCCCAGTACACCTCGGGGTCGGCGTCGGGCATGGTCGCTGCGAACAGCGTCGAGTGCGCGGCCTTCGCGGGCGAGTGTCCGATCAGGCGGATGAACGGCTTGGCGATCCAGTCGATCGGCGTCTCGGTGTGCGCGAACAGGTCGGTGGCCGAGACGCCGGGGTGCACGCTGTAGGAGCGCTTCGCCGAGCCAGCTTCGGCCAGCCTGCGCTGGAGCTCCCGTGCGAACATGAGGTTGCACAGCTTGGACTGCGCGTACGCGAGATTGCGCTGATAGCGACGGTGCTCGTAGTCGAGGTCGTCGATCCGGAGTTTAGGGGTCTGCTTGTGCGCGATGCTGGCCAGCGTCACCACCCGGTCGGTGATCCGGTCCAGCAGTAGTCCGGTCAGCGTGAAGTGGCCGAGATGGTTGACGCCCCACTGGGTTTCGAAGCCGTCCTCGGTCCGCGAGAACGGGACGTTCATCAGGCCGGCATTGTTGATCAGTACGTCGAATTCGGCGCTGCCCTCGGCGAATTCGCGGATCGAGGCCAGGTCGGCCAGGTTCAGTTCGGCCACCCGCACGTCACCCTCGATGCCGTCGGCGACCTTCTTCGCCTTCTCCGCGTTGCGGCAGGCCATGATGACGGTAGCGCCTTTGGTCGCGAGGACTCTGGTGGTGACGGCACCCAGTCCGCCGTTCGCGCCGGTGATCACATAGGTGCGTCCGGTTTGGTCTGGGATTTCAGTAAGTCGCCACGCCATGAAGACAACCTTACTCTTGAGTAAGTTCTGAGGGAAGTCGCGCGGGTGACCTCGCGCCGATTGTCACGGGCGGAAATATCCTTGTCGCCGGACGGAATTCGATGACATGGACACCGC
The DNA window shown above is from Nocardia sp. NBC_01730 and carries:
- a CDS encoding M67 family metallopeptidase — protein: MLVIRADLVEAMVAHARADHPDEACGVIAGPEGSDRPERFIAMVNAERSPTFYRFDSGEQLKVWRAMDDADETPVVIYHSHTATEAYPSRTDVSYASEPFAHYVLISTRDPERHELRSYRIVDGEVTEEPVKIVDSYQNQSDACS
- a CDS encoding MoaD/ThiS family protein, with the protein product MSVTVSIPTIMRGLTGGEKRVQAQAGTLAALIDDLEANHPGLAERLLKDGKLNRYVNIYVDDEDVRFAGGLAAEVPEDASVTILPAVAGG
- a CDS encoding PLP-dependent cysteine synthase family protein; this translates as MARYESLIATLGNTPLVGLRALSPQWDGENHVRLWAKLEDRNPTGSIKDRPALRMIEQAEADGLLRPGCTILEPTSGNTGISLAMAAKLKGYQLVCVMPENTSVERRQLLTMFGARIIDSPAAGGSNQAVAQAKQIAAENPDWVMLYQYGNPANALAHYEATGPEILADLPEITHFVAGLGTTGTLMGTGRFLREKVPGIEIVAAEPRYGELVYGLRNIDEGFIPELYDETVLTTRFSVGPHDAVKRTRELVLEEGIFAGISTGAILHAALGVARKAVKAGARADIAFVVADGGWKYLSTGAYDGTIEEAEERLDGQLWA
- a CDS encoding rhomboid family intramembrane serine protease, which gives rise to MAGGAGLGPSFDPDRIASIRARLGKPAEATTPSPAKTTGGLAAVKQLWLRAVVVIIGFVGLLYGIEGVDTFADHRLDRAGIEPRRAEGLSGILFAPVLHGGWDHLIGNTLPVLVLGFLALLAGIGRGLAATAIIWIVAGVGTWLTGAAGSVHLGASVLVFGWLTFLISRGWFARNPGQIVLGLVVLALYGSLLWGVLPGQPGISWQGHLFGAVGGLLAGWVLSGDERRHRRGDRAGVIVPPR
- a CDS encoding cyclic nucleotide-degrading phosphodiesterase; translation: MRLTVLGCSGSVSGPDSPASGYLLTGPDMSPTVIDFGPGVLGALQRYANPGEVDVFLTHLHADHCLDLPGLLVWRRYHPKPPEGKAIVHGPSDTSLRIGNASAEVGGECDDWSDVIDMRPWADGESVEFGPGHTVTARRMFHPPEAYGLRIVTASGRTFVYTGDTALCQEVRELAKGADILMAEASWTHDPANRPPGIHLSGVEAGLIAAEAGAKELLLTHIPPWTSREDVIAEAKAQFAGPVHAVAPGETFSI
- the rph gene encoding ribonuclease PH; translation: MSRRADGRADDELREVRITRGFTTHPAGSVLVEFGQTRVMCTASVTEGVPPWRRDSGLGWLTAEYAMLPAATHTRSGRESVKGKVGGRTQEISRLVGRSLRACIDLAAIGENTIAIDCDVLQADGGTRTAAITGAYVALADAVTYLGAAGGLADPQPISCAIAAVSVGVVDGRVRLDLPYEEDSRAEVDMNVVATDTGTLVEVQGTGEGATFPRSTLDKLLDAALAGCEQLFVLQREALALPYPGVLPEPSEPKKK
- the rdgB gene encoding RdgB/HAM1 family non-canonical purine NTP pyrophosphatase encodes the protein MTRLLVASRNRKKLNELRRILDEAGVAGIEIVGLDDVPAYDEAPETGATFEENALAKARDGVGATGLACVADDSGLEVDALNGMPGVLSARWSGGHGDDAANNALLLAQLADVPDERRGARFVSTCALVVPSGGEIVVRGEWPGSIGRKPVGDGGFGYDPLFVPEGGAVTAAQLTPAQKDAVSHRGRALTRLLPELAALTAS
- a CDS encoding DUF3817 domain-containing protein; protein product: MTTSENSTETTVAPAPTANTAKLASALLRYRALAWITGLWLLLLTGEMIAKYGFDVHTPSWIAVVHGWVYFVYLLVTADLAVKVRWPVLRTVGTLLAGTIPLLSFFVEHVNAKKVKQDFGI
- a CDS encoding transcriptional regulator; its protein translation is MSASPRRSAHNRPALIVLVVVAALGCLALAWWQWERFESAGGTGQNLGYALQWPLFAAFAVFAYFRFVRLEREAEQNDKLADAAEHEPVEARIAAKPAAPKELPAGLLPERPKAVRDEDPVLTEYNRYLAALHAQDTDDQVRAAGLNTPERSAG
- a CDS encoding oxidoreductase, translated to MAWRLTEIPDQTGRTYVITGANGGLGAVTTRVLATKGATVIMACRNAEKAKKVADGIEGDVRVAELNLADLASIREFAEGSAEFDVLINNAGLMNVPFSRTEDGFETQWGVNHLGHFTLTGLLLDRITDRVVTLASIAHKQTPKLRIDDLDYEHRRYQRNLAYAQSKLCNLMFARELQRRLAEAGSAKRSYSVHPGVSATDLFAHTETPIDWIAKPFIRLIGHSPAKAAHSTLFAATMPDADPEVYWGPSRLLQTRGPVGASPSSRLSKNKDLWKRLWAESERLTGVTYKF